Proteins from one Candidatus Saccharimonadales bacterium genomic window:
- a CDS encoding metalloregulator ArsR/SmtB family transcription factor — MSESKKFQELFTKSLPFFNALGHPVRQKLMLMMTTGAQLSVKELTAGTKLSRPTVSHHLKILKNAHLIVEHKKGRETYYHPQPGEHFHTVKELIDTIDKAIKHNEGTTK; from the coding sequence ATGAGTGAGTCAAAAAAGTTTCAGGAACTGTTCACGAAAAGCCTGCCATTTTTCAATGCTCTTGGCCACCCGGTTCGGCAAAAGCTGATGCTCATGATGACAACGGGCGCGCAGTTATCCGTAAAGGAGCTGACCGCTGGCACAAAGTTATCGCGACCAACAGTCTCACATCATCTAAAGATTCTAAAAAACGCCCACCTGATTGTCGAACATAAAAAAGGCCGAGAGACGTATTATCATCCTCAGCCTGGTGAACACTTTCATACGGTTAAAGAATTAATTGACACAATCGATAAAGCAATAAAACATAACGAAGGAACAACGAAATGA
- a CDS encoding dihydrofolate reductase family protein, whose protein sequence is MAKVMAGMTMSLDGFINDRNGSAQSLSPDFDELLASSSFKEMLENTGAVIMGKNTYEMADPFLWINDDYEFQVPLFILTNEVPEKFPKGNGKLTVTFVTGGIESAITQARNAAGDRLVQIIGGADTIQQSLNSGMCDELQIDIMPILLGGGLRLFENIDTQSIKLERVSVDTVTSMRTSMMFKVSKTPQSM, encoded by the coding sequence ATGGCAAAAGTAATGGCTGGTATGACCATGTCACTAGATGGTTTCATTAATGATCGAAATGGAAGTGCACAAAGCCTCAGCCCAGACTTCGACGAACTGCTTGCATCTTCTTCATTTAAGGAAATGCTCGAAAATACAGGTGCGGTTATCATGGGCAAAAATACCTATGAGATGGCAGATCCATTCCTGTGGATTAACGATGACTATGAATTTCAGGTTCCTCTTTTTATCTTGACCAATGAAGTACCAGAAAAGTTTCCTAAGGGTAATGGAAAACTGACTGTCACTTTTGTAACGGGTGGTATTGAAAGTGCCATTACACAGGCAAGAAATGCAGCTGGTGATAGACTTGTTCAAATTATAGGTGGCGCTGACACTATTCAGCAAAGTCTTAACTCAGGAATGTGCGACGAACTGCAGATAGACATCATGCCAATTCTTCTTGGAGGTGGGCTAAGACTATTTGAAAACATTGATACACAGTCTATAAAACTCGAAAGAGTTTCAGTAGATACGGTTACTTCTATGAGGACGAGTATGATGT